The Pseudomonas pergaminensis nucleotide sequence GAGCGCGCCGATGCGGCCAAGGGCAAGGGCGGCAAGCCTGCGCGCAAGCCGGTAGTGCCGCGTTGATCGCAGCCTGAACATGTAAAACGCCAGCCGTGTGCTGGCGTTTTGCTTTCTATTCGGTGGCGAGCCTGTTTGTTAAGGTGGCGACCATTAAATCGCCTTCGCGAGCAAGCCCGCTCCCACACTTGAATGTATTCGCACATCAAAATGTGGGAGCGGGCTTGCTCGCGAAGGCGTCAGTTCAGTCACCACCCATTTCAAGGAAGAACACCCCATGGGCAACCCCCTGGCCGGCATCGGCATGGACTCCAACCGCTCGCAGTTCATGGCGCGCCAGCGCATCGAAAGCCAGATCAACCTGCCGCGCCTGTTCGCGGCTATCGACGCCGACCCCGGGATTGTCGGCGCAGGCGTGGTGTATATCGACGCCGACTTCAACGTCATTACCCTGCGCGAATTCAAGCCCATCTGCAGCATCAAGCCCAAGCGCATCATTTTGCGTGAAGCGCAGAAGTACATTGCGCCAACGCAGTTTGCTCAACATGTCGTGAGCAATCCTCGAGAGTCGCGACTGATTGGCGAAGCCGTGAATACCGGAGTCTCCTGCTTGGGGGCGGTCATCAGTTGGGCTGCGATCGCCAGTGGAACCATTCTGGTGCCTTTCAGCGCTGGCGCCAGTTCCGTCATCGTTGTAGTGGGGTATGCGGCTGCTGGCGCGAGTACGCTTCAGTGCTTTAACGGCATTGCCCGAACAGCGCTGGAAGTCGCCAAACCTGAGGTCAAGGATTCGCTCGACAGTGAAGGCTGGTACCAGAATGCGTCCATCGTGCTGGACGCCATATCACTGGCAGGCGTGGGCGCTTCGGCCCTGACGACGGTCAAGCTGGTCAGGGCCGCCAAAGCATCGACGGGCAAGAGCCTGCGTGATGTGCTTCGCGGTTTGAATCGCCAGGAAAGAGCCAAGCTGACGAAAGAACTGCTGAGCATCAACCATCCCAGCTTGACCGCGAAGATGATCAAATTGAGGCAGGCGTCGGGCGAACTCACCAAGCGTTTCACCCCGACGCAGCTCAAGCACAGCACCACTACCCAGATCAAAGACGTCCTCGGCGCAACCATAGGATTTGGCGGGAGTGCTTACTCCGGAAACGTCAATACCATCGCGATTGGGTTGTACGAGGAAATAAACGAATGAACGAGTTAATGACGCTACGCGACTTTTTCAGGCAATACTTTCTGACGTTTATGGGCGGCGTATTTGCTGCGTGTTTTTCTTTGGCGTTGGCTGTGGCGCTGGCGTTCATCACCTATTTTCGTGATGCGCCCATTGATCAAGTGGGGCTCAAGATCATGTCTGCCGGGGCGCTGCTCATTCTGTTGACGGTCCATAGCAACTTTATGATTTTGCGGGGCCGACCCTCCTGGGTGTGGGTGATGGTCGGCATCTACGTCGCCTGTCTACTGTTTGTCGTCCCAATGCTTCAGTACCAGCCTCATAAAGTTCTCTATGGGTTGGCGCTGTTATTCCCGTTCCTTGGATTGTTGATACTTAACAGCAAGGTTCAACGAGAGATGCGTGCAAAACTGGTGGGAATCCGTCGCATTCGGCAATCTGTCAAATCAACCGTTGGGTCGAGTAGCCGCATGTGAAGGCGTCGCCGTCGATAACCGGTTTTTTCGCGCGCTATTTCCCCGTGTTCATGGGCACGATTTTCATGGCGATCTTTTCCGGCTCCGCTGCGGTTTCCACGGCGGGCGTAACCTATTTGCGCGACACTGATCCCGCGCTTAAATCCGGCTGTTCGGGCGCTGCGATCCTGATGCTGGTCGCGGTGCTGGTATTTGGCAACGTCATGATCGCGCGCGGCTATCCGTGGGCGACGAAACTGGTGGCGGGCTATCTCGGCGCTTGCCTGTTGTTCGTACTGCCAATGATTCAATACGACCTGCACACGCTGGTCTATGGCTCGGCTGTGCTCTTCCCGCTGCTTGGATTGTTGCTGCTCAACAGCAAGCGCCATCGCGAAATGCGCCAGAAGCTGCTTGAGATCCGCCACCTGCGCCAAGCCGCGATCGCCAAGCGCAAAACCGGCTGATTGGGTAGATTCCCCACCCACCCTCACATCCGCGCCACAAATATGTGCGTCACTTGCACCACGGCGCCCCCGTTGGCGCCGTTTTGGTGCTGTACTTCACCGGGTCTTACGATAAAGCGCAATGACCGCCGCTCTGGCATAAGTCTTGCGCGCTTTGTTCCCATGCCCTGGCTCGCAGGAGGCCGCCGTGTCGATTCATGTCGCGTTGCACCACGTTACGCATTACCGCTATGACCGCGCTGTCGAACTCGGCCCACAGATCGTGCGGTT carries:
- a CDS encoding NAD synthetase, yielding MGNPLAGIGMDSNRSQFMARQRIESQINLPRLFAAIDADPGIVGAGVVYIDADFNVITLREFKPICSIKPKRIILREAQKYIAPTQFAQHVVSNPRESRLIGEAVNTGVSCLGAVISWAAIASGTILVPFSAGASSVIVVVGYAAAGASTLQCFNGIARTALEVAKPEVKDSLDSEGWYQNASIVLDAISLAGVGASALTTVKLVRAAKASTGKSLRDVLRGLNRQERAKLTKELLSINHPSLTAKMIKLRQASGELTKRFTPTQLKHSTTTQIKDVLGATIGFGGSAYSGNVNTIAIGLYEEINE